The Cataglyphis hispanica isolate Lineage 1 chromosome 5, ULB_Chis1_1.0, whole genome shotgun sequence genome has a segment encoding these proteins:
- the LOC126849939 gene encoding tolloid-like protein 2 isoform X1, protein MRPFLVLAIICLLGKIIDARAVENDIDKNQRGKRRQKFSIEELLTVKFSHIITGDLDIDICKAGGFLGDIALPNIKYETEWREQKLNKSYLEELKKYREEILNEGLQVEEEGLTGTKILQFKSERGVNEHMLTEHGDAVIQKKPKSIMIDRNQYKMDDEPDGDFSFNHRSDNINPAVKNEGFAIRLESSTQASKKRYFEKQARRQISRTVSISESVKAKYSNHDIPLEFLPSTAFTTEGNKYIGHVYTDSIKETFNAKPEMNTQNPSNRRQRRHHRKRILGRCSQRHCNRRMHDFITDASDEIISIHDRHLRSIEFYDMNHKSKYFASKRGTKNFLSRIRRAATARKERVWDHGVIPYEIDGNFSGAHKALFKQAMRHWENFTCVKFVERVSREHPNYILFTERPCGCCSFVGKRGNGPQAISIGKNCDKFGIVVHELGHVVGFWHEHTRPDRDRHVQIIRDNIMSGQEYNFNKLTEEEVNSLGLPYDYDSIMHYAKNTFSKGTYLDTILPMESHGKKRPEIGQRIRLSEGDIAQTNLLYKCHKCGRTFQENSGVFGSPNNSPSTDGDRCEWRITATHGERIVLNITFLDILKSNFCRSDYLEIRDGYWYKSRVLGRYCGSGKMHEPIVSSGSRMLVTYVTSSKLNSHRGFTASYEAVCGGDVELDGIGHLESPNYPEEYQSSKECVWKLSVPNNYQVALKFQSFEIENHDNCVYDYVEVRDGHNNDSPLIGVYCGYKIPPDIKSTGNKLLVKFVSDGSVQKAGFSATFMKEFDECVLTDHGCEHDCTNTLGGYECSCKIGYELHSDGKHCEDACGGFFDDSNGTITSPSFPEAYPGNKNCVWEIIAPPQYRITLNFTHFDLEGNNLYQEECEYDSVEVASKLGDDVLRKHGLFCGVRLPPLITSEGNFMRITFTSDNSVQKSGFAAIFFTDMDECANNNGGCQHECKNTIGSYQCSCHNGFTLHENGLDCKEGGCKYEITAPVGTITSPNYPDYYPSRKDCVWHFTTKPGHRIKLVFKVFEMESHQECAYDHIAIYDGDSADSLTLGRFCGTKGPHPILATGNQMYMVFKSDASVQRKGFLAIHSTACGGHLMATDKTKYLYSHAKYGYHNYDHRTDCDWIIEAPLGKSIRLSFLSFQLEYETECGYDFVEVFSGLDASSPPYGRFCGNSNATDFYSINEALLVRFRTDDTISGKGFKAVFVAIDRQDSEENFGGEEDEDQNL, encoded by the exons GCGGCTTTCTCGGTGACATTGCACTGccaaatatcaaatatgagACAGAATGGCGCGagcaaaagttaaataaaagctATTTGGAAGAATTAAAGAAGTACagagaagaaatattaaacgaGGGTCTTCAAGTAGAAGAAGAAGGACTTACGGGtacaa aaattcttcAGTTTAAAAGTGAACGAGGTGTTAATGAACACATGCTCACTGAACATGGCGATGCGGTTATTCAAAAAAAGCCAAAGTCCATTATGATAGATcgcaatcaatataaaatggaTGACGAACCTGATGGTGATTTCAGCTTTAATCATAGAAGCGATAATATTAATCCTGCAGTGAAAAATGAAGGTTTTGCGATTAg ATTGGAATCCTCGACTCAAGCTTCGAAAAAAAGGTATTTCGAAAAACAAGCTCGTCGACAGATTTCGAGGACGGTATCGATATCAGAATCAGTGAAAGCTAAATACTCGAATCATGACATACCTCTCGAATTTTTACCCTCTACAGCTTTTACTACCGAgggtaataaatatataggtcACGTATATACAGACAGCATCAAGGAAACATTTAACGCGAAACCTGAAATGAATACCCAAAATCCATCGAATCGACGACAGCGACGTCATCATCGTAAAAG aattttaggAAGATGTTCTCAGCGTCATTGCAATCGACGAATGCATGACTTTATTACCGATGCATCTGATGAAATCATATCTATACACGATCGACATCTCCGTTCCATTGAATTCTATGATATGAACCATAAGTCGAAATACTTTGCAAGCAAGCGTGGtacaaaaaactttttaagcaGAATACGTCGAGCGGCTACTGCGAGGAAAGAGCGAGTATGGGATCATGGCGTGATTCCCTACGAAATTGATGGAAATTTTTCTGGCGCACATAAAGCATTATTCAAACAGGCAATGAGACACTGGGAAAACTTCACTTGCGTTAAATTTGTGGAGAGGGTATCCAGAGAGCATccgaattatattctatttacagAAAGACCTTGCGG atGTTGTTCCTTTGTCGGAAAAAGAGGTAATGGACCGCAAGCTATTAGTATTGGAAAAAACTGTGATAAGTTTGGCATAGTTGTACACGAGTTAGGTCATGTCGTTGGATTTTGGCACGAGCATACTCGACCGGATCGCGACCGTCATGTACAAATCATCCGAGATAACATTATGAGTG gtcaagaatataattttaataaattgacagAAGAAGAAGTGAATTCACTTGGCTTGCCCTATGATTATGATTCCATAATGCACTATGCAAAGAATACCTTTTCGAAAGGTACTTATCTTGACACAATCCTACCTATGGAATCTCATGGAAAAAAGAGACCCGAGATTGGACAAAGAATCAGACTGAGCGAGGGCGATATCGCGCaaacaaatttgttatataaatgtcaca AATGCGGTAGAACATTTCAGGAGAATAGTGGTGTTTTCGGATCCCCGAATAATTCTCCATCTACCGATGGGGATCGATGCGAATGGAGGATTACGGCGACACATGGTGAACGTATCGTCTTAAACATTACATTTCTCGATATACTGAAAAGCAATTTTTGCCGCAGTGATTATCTTGAAATTCGAGATGGATATTGGTACAAGAGTCGAGTATTAG GTCGATATTGCGGCAGTGGTAAAATGCACGAGCCAATAGTGTCGAGCGGAAGTCGTATGCTGGTAACGTACGTGACGTCCAGTAAGTTAAATAGCCATCGCGGCTTCACGGCTAGTTACGAAGCTGTTTGCGGCGGTGATGTCGAATTAGATGGCATAGGTCATTTGGAATCACCAAATTATCCAGAAGAATATCAATCCAGTAAAGAGTGCGTGTGGAAACTATCTGTACCCAACAACTATCAAGTGGCCTTGAAGTTTCAGTCTTTCGAAATCGAGAACCATGACAATTGCGTGTACGACTACGTCGAAGTGCGTGACGGACATAACAACGATTCCCCCTTAATCGGCGTTTATTGTGGGTACAAGATACCACCAGATATCAAGTCGACGGGGAATAAGCTGCTCGTTAAGTTCGTCAGCGACGGTTCTGTGCAAAAGGCTGGCTTCTCGGCAACTTTTATGAAAG AGTTCGACGAATGCGTATTAACGGATCACGGTTGCGAGCACGATTGTACCAACACGCTCGGTGGATACGAATGTTCTTGTAAAATCGGTTACGAGTTACATTCCGATGGCAAGCATTGCGAAG atgcATGCGGTGGATTTTTCGACGATAGTAATGGTACCATTACGAGTCCATCCTTTCCCGAAGCATATCCAGGAAACAAAAATTGCGTCTGGGAAATTATCGCGCCACCTCAATATCGTATTACTCTAAATTTTACGCATTTCGATCTCGAgggcaataatttatatcaggAGGAATGCGAATACGATTCCGTGGAGGTGGCTAGTAAGCTTGGTGACGATGTTCTCAGAAAGCACGGATTATTTTGCGGTGTTCGATTACCGCCATTAATAACATCCGAAGGCAATTTCATGAGAATCACCTTCACATCCGATAACAG CGTCCAAAAATCAGGCTTTGctgctatattttttacggATATGGATGAATGTGCCAATAACAATGGAGGATGTCAGCACGAGTGCAAAAATACGATAGGTTCTTATCAGTGCTCTTGCCACAATGGTTTTACACTTCACGAAAATGGTCTCGATTGTAAAGAAGGTGGTTGTAAATACGAGATTACCGCCCCCGTGGGAACAATTACCTCACCGAATTATCCGGATTACTATCCCAGTCGTAAAGATTGCGTTTGGCATTTTACTACAAAACCAGGCCATCGGATAAAATTg GTCtttaaagtttttgaaatgGAATCGCATCAAGAATGTGCGTACGATCATATCGCTATTTACGATGGAGATTCGGCAGACAGCCTTACCTTAGGTAGATTTTGCGGTACCAAAGGTCCGCATCCAATTCTCGCAACTGGCAATCAAATGTACATGGTCTTTAAGAGCGACGCTTCCGTGCAAAGAAAAGGATTTCTAGCGATCCATAGCACAG CTTGCGGTGGTCATCTTATGGCAACGGATAAAACGaagtatttatattctcaCGCTAAATACGGTTATCATAATTACGATCATAGAACCGATTGCGACTGGATAATAGAAGCACCACTTGGCAAAAGTATtcgtttatcttttctttcatttcaaCTCGAATACGAAACCGAATGTGGATACGATTTCGTCGAAGTATTCTCCGGGTTAGACGCATCCAGCCCGCCATACGGGCGATTTTGTGGTAATTCC AATGCCACGGATTTTTACTCTATAAACGAAGCGCTGCTGGTAAGATTCAGAACGGACGATACAATTTCGGGCAAAGGTTTCAAAGCCGTATTCGTAGCTATCGATCGTCAAGACAGCGAAGAAAATTTTGGTGGTGAAGAGGACGAAGATCAGAATCTTTGA
- the LOC126849939 gene encoding tolloid-like protein 2 isoform X2, with amino-acid sequence MRPFLVLAIICLLGKIIDARAVENDIDKNQRGKRRQKFSIEELLTVKFSHIITGDLDIDICKAGGFLGDIALPNIKYETEWREQKLNKSYLEELKKYREEILNEGLQVEEEGLTEILQFKSERGVNEHMLTEHGDAVIQKKPKSIMIDRNQYKMDDEPDGDFSFNHRSDNINPAVKNEGFAIRLESSTQASKKRYFEKQARRQISRTVSISESVKAKYSNHDIPLEFLPSTAFTTEGNKYIGHVYTDSIKETFNAKPEMNTQNPSNRRQRRHHRKRILGRCSQRHCNRRMHDFITDASDEIISIHDRHLRSIEFYDMNHKSKYFASKRGTKNFLSRIRRAATARKERVWDHGVIPYEIDGNFSGAHKALFKQAMRHWENFTCVKFVERVSREHPNYILFTERPCGCCSFVGKRGNGPQAISIGKNCDKFGIVVHELGHVVGFWHEHTRPDRDRHVQIIRDNIMSGQEYNFNKLTEEEVNSLGLPYDYDSIMHYAKNTFSKGTYLDTILPMESHGKKRPEIGQRIRLSEGDIAQTNLLYKCHKCGRTFQENSGVFGSPNNSPSTDGDRCEWRITATHGERIVLNITFLDILKSNFCRSDYLEIRDGYWYKSRVLGRYCGSGKMHEPIVSSGSRMLVTYVTSSKLNSHRGFTASYEAVCGGDVELDGIGHLESPNYPEEYQSSKECVWKLSVPNNYQVALKFQSFEIENHDNCVYDYVEVRDGHNNDSPLIGVYCGYKIPPDIKSTGNKLLVKFVSDGSVQKAGFSATFMKEFDECVLTDHGCEHDCTNTLGGYECSCKIGYELHSDGKHCEDACGGFFDDSNGTITSPSFPEAYPGNKNCVWEIIAPPQYRITLNFTHFDLEGNNLYQEECEYDSVEVASKLGDDVLRKHGLFCGVRLPPLITSEGNFMRITFTSDNSVQKSGFAAIFFTDMDECANNNGGCQHECKNTIGSYQCSCHNGFTLHENGLDCKEGGCKYEITAPVGTITSPNYPDYYPSRKDCVWHFTTKPGHRIKLVFKVFEMESHQECAYDHIAIYDGDSADSLTLGRFCGTKGPHPILATGNQMYMVFKSDASVQRKGFLAIHSTACGGHLMATDKTKYLYSHAKYGYHNYDHRTDCDWIIEAPLGKSIRLSFLSFQLEYETECGYDFVEVFSGLDASSPPYGRFCGNSNATDFYSINEALLVRFRTDDTISGKGFKAVFVAIDRQDSEENFGGEEDEDQNL; translated from the exons GCGGCTTTCTCGGTGACATTGCACTGccaaatatcaaatatgagACAGAATGGCGCGagcaaaagttaaataaaagctATTTGGAAGAATTAAAGAAGTACagagaagaaatattaaacgaGGGTCTTCAAGTAGAAGAAGAAGGACTTACGG aaattcttcAGTTTAAAAGTGAACGAGGTGTTAATGAACACATGCTCACTGAACATGGCGATGCGGTTATTCAAAAAAAGCCAAAGTCCATTATGATAGATcgcaatcaatataaaatggaTGACGAACCTGATGGTGATTTCAGCTTTAATCATAGAAGCGATAATATTAATCCTGCAGTGAAAAATGAAGGTTTTGCGATTAg ATTGGAATCCTCGACTCAAGCTTCGAAAAAAAGGTATTTCGAAAAACAAGCTCGTCGACAGATTTCGAGGACGGTATCGATATCAGAATCAGTGAAAGCTAAATACTCGAATCATGACATACCTCTCGAATTTTTACCCTCTACAGCTTTTACTACCGAgggtaataaatatataggtcACGTATATACAGACAGCATCAAGGAAACATTTAACGCGAAACCTGAAATGAATACCCAAAATCCATCGAATCGACGACAGCGACGTCATCATCGTAAAAG aattttaggAAGATGTTCTCAGCGTCATTGCAATCGACGAATGCATGACTTTATTACCGATGCATCTGATGAAATCATATCTATACACGATCGACATCTCCGTTCCATTGAATTCTATGATATGAACCATAAGTCGAAATACTTTGCAAGCAAGCGTGGtacaaaaaactttttaagcaGAATACGTCGAGCGGCTACTGCGAGGAAAGAGCGAGTATGGGATCATGGCGTGATTCCCTACGAAATTGATGGAAATTTTTCTGGCGCACATAAAGCATTATTCAAACAGGCAATGAGACACTGGGAAAACTTCACTTGCGTTAAATTTGTGGAGAGGGTATCCAGAGAGCATccgaattatattctatttacagAAAGACCTTGCGG atGTTGTTCCTTTGTCGGAAAAAGAGGTAATGGACCGCAAGCTATTAGTATTGGAAAAAACTGTGATAAGTTTGGCATAGTTGTACACGAGTTAGGTCATGTCGTTGGATTTTGGCACGAGCATACTCGACCGGATCGCGACCGTCATGTACAAATCATCCGAGATAACATTATGAGTG gtcaagaatataattttaataaattgacagAAGAAGAAGTGAATTCACTTGGCTTGCCCTATGATTATGATTCCATAATGCACTATGCAAAGAATACCTTTTCGAAAGGTACTTATCTTGACACAATCCTACCTATGGAATCTCATGGAAAAAAGAGACCCGAGATTGGACAAAGAATCAGACTGAGCGAGGGCGATATCGCGCaaacaaatttgttatataaatgtcaca AATGCGGTAGAACATTTCAGGAGAATAGTGGTGTTTTCGGATCCCCGAATAATTCTCCATCTACCGATGGGGATCGATGCGAATGGAGGATTACGGCGACACATGGTGAACGTATCGTCTTAAACATTACATTTCTCGATATACTGAAAAGCAATTTTTGCCGCAGTGATTATCTTGAAATTCGAGATGGATATTGGTACAAGAGTCGAGTATTAG GTCGATATTGCGGCAGTGGTAAAATGCACGAGCCAATAGTGTCGAGCGGAAGTCGTATGCTGGTAACGTACGTGACGTCCAGTAAGTTAAATAGCCATCGCGGCTTCACGGCTAGTTACGAAGCTGTTTGCGGCGGTGATGTCGAATTAGATGGCATAGGTCATTTGGAATCACCAAATTATCCAGAAGAATATCAATCCAGTAAAGAGTGCGTGTGGAAACTATCTGTACCCAACAACTATCAAGTGGCCTTGAAGTTTCAGTCTTTCGAAATCGAGAACCATGACAATTGCGTGTACGACTACGTCGAAGTGCGTGACGGACATAACAACGATTCCCCCTTAATCGGCGTTTATTGTGGGTACAAGATACCACCAGATATCAAGTCGACGGGGAATAAGCTGCTCGTTAAGTTCGTCAGCGACGGTTCTGTGCAAAAGGCTGGCTTCTCGGCAACTTTTATGAAAG AGTTCGACGAATGCGTATTAACGGATCACGGTTGCGAGCACGATTGTACCAACACGCTCGGTGGATACGAATGTTCTTGTAAAATCGGTTACGAGTTACATTCCGATGGCAAGCATTGCGAAG atgcATGCGGTGGATTTTTCGACGATAGTAATGGTACCATTACGAGTCCATCCTTTCCCGAAGCATATCCAGGAAACAAAAATTGCGTCTGGGAAATTATCGCGCCACCTCAATATCGTATTACTCTAAATTTTACGCATTTCGATCTCGAgggcaataatttatatcaggAGGAATGCGAATACGATTCCGTGGAGGTGGCTAGTAAGCTTGGTGACGATGTTCTCAGAAAGCACGGATTATTTTGCGGTGTTCGATTACCGCCATTAATAACATCCGAAGGCAATTTCATGAGAATCACCTTCACATCCGATAACAG CGTCCAAAAATCAGGCTTTGctgctatattttttacggATATGGATGAATGTGCCAATAACAATGGAGGATGTCAGCACGAGTGCAAAAATACGATAGGTTCTTATCAGTGCTCTTGCCACAATGGTTTTACACTTCACGAAAATGGTCTCGATTGTAAAGAAGGTGGTTGTAAATACGAGATTACCGCCCCCGTGGGAACAATTACCTCACCGAATTATCCGGATTACTATCCCAGTCGTAAAGATTGCGTTTGGCATTTTACTACAAAACCAGGCCATCGGATAAAATTg GTCtttaaagtttttgaaatgGAATCGCATCAAGAATGTGCGTACGATCATATCGCTATTTACGATGGAGATTCGGCAGACAGCCTTACCTTAGGTAGATTTTGCGGTACCAAAGGTCCGCATCCAATTCTCGCAACTGGCAATCAAATGTACATGGTCTTTAAGAGCGACGCTTCCGTGCAAAGAAAAGGATTTCTAGCGATCCATAGCACAG CTTGCGGTGGTCATCTTATGGCAACGGATAAAACGaagtatttatattctcaCGCTAAATACGGTTATCATAATTACGATCATAGAACCGATTGCGACTGGATAATAGAAGCACCACTTGGCAAAAGTATtcgtttatcttttctttcatttcaaCTCGAATACGAAACCGAATGTGGATACGATTTCGTCGAAGTATTCTCCGGGTTAGACGCATCCAGCCCGCCATACGGGCGATTTTGTGGTAATTCC AATGCCACGGATTTTTACTCTATAAACGAAGCGCTGCTGGTAAGATTCAGAACGGACGATACAATTTCGGGCAAAGGTTTCAAAGCCGTATTCGTAGCTATCGATCGTCAAGACAGCGAAGAAAATTTTGGTGGTGAAGAGGACGAAGATCAGAATCTTTGA